A section of the Rhodothermus profundi genome encodes:
- a CDS encoding T9SS type A sorting domain-containing protein — MRGVRWISVLLVHALFLIVSSQAQLPLNRERYLIRQVEGSYTCDLRSGECRSLPAQTFLQLEWQGTAYQTTLADGSTALIDPYCRFVNDPSVHLATCPYDPQRENGFWAYLGGGQPFFLQPTIIDVDLDQDGVEGEKGYTYLYGDNAFFLVAYHPDGTLKYVAYRTDAIPYLYVFVVQVEAQGNLIGLVSREASTLPRPELALYPRPAQERLIVQLTLPRATAVTLTLYDLLGRLCWRQTVQAPAGVSFWMVPRGSWPSGLYLLRMQFDGQQIVHSVVWR; from the coding sequence ATGCGGGGCGTTCGATGGATCAGCGTGCTGCTAGTGCACGCGCTGTTTCTGATCGTCTCCAGCCAAGCCCAGCTTCCGCTAAACCGTGAGCGCTATCTGATCCGGCAGGTAGAAGGCAGCTATACCTGCGATCTCCGATCTGGCGAATGCCGCTCCCTTCCAGCTCAGACTTTTTTGCAATTGGAGTGGCAGGGAACGGCCTACCAGACAACGCTGGCAGACGGCAGCACCGCCCTGATTGATCCCTACTGCCGATTTGTGAACGACCCCAGCGTCCACCTGGCGACCTGTCCTTACGATCCACAACGCGAAAACGGGTTCTGGGCTTATCTTGGAGGAGGCCAGCCGTTTTTCCTGCAACCTACCATTATTGACGTAGACCTGGACCAGGATGGTGTTGAGGGGGAAAAGGGCTATACCTATCTTTACGGAGACAATGCTTTTTTTCTGGTCGCCTATCATCCAGATGGCACCCTGAAATACGTAGCCTATCGCACGGACGCCATTCCCTACCTGTATGTTTTTGTGGTACAGGTAGAAGCGCAGGGCAACCTTATTGGTCTGGTGTCTCGTGAAGCCTCCACGCTCCCTCGACCAGAGCTAGCGCTCTACCCCCGACCGGCTCAAGAGCGGTTGATCGTGCAGCTAACTCTTCCGCGGGCTACGGCCGTTACCCTTACCCTTTACGACCTGCTGGGCCGTCTGTGCTGGCGCCAGACCGTTCAGGCGCCAGCCGGTGTTTCGTTCTGGATGGTTCCACGCGGCAGCTGGCCCTCTGGTCTTTATCTACTACGCATGCAGTTTGACGGACAGCAGATCGTCCACAGCGTGGTCTGGCGATGA
- a CDS encoding Nif3-like dinuclear metal center hexameric protein gives MTKVYPTIREIAEALEAWAPPGSAQSYDNVGLQVGDPEQTVQRALLALDLTPPVLEEARAVKADLIITHHPLLFRPLRQLTPGSMVSALALRLAASGIALYSIHTNLDAAPGGVSFALATHLGLQEVQFLAKMEQALYKLVTFVPASHFDQVREALARAGAGRIGNYEACAFAAPGTGYFRPGDMARPFIGEPGKLESAEEFRLEVEVARWDLPRVVAAMRAAHPYEEVAYDVYPVEQPYTRAGLGAIGQLDKPEPLRDFLRRVAERLHAESLRYVGDPEAPVQKVAVCGGAGADLIGRALAAGADAYVTADLSYHRFFEVLDNEGRPRMALIDAGHYETEALTETLLQHWLQQHFPAVEWRRTTVRTSPVRTFIATNVSKKFA, from the coding sequence ATGACGAAGGTCTATCCGACTATTCGTGAAATTGCAGAAGCGCTGGAAGCCTGGGCACCGCCGGGCTCTGCCCAATCTTACGACAATGTCGGGCTGCAGGTGGGCGATCCGGAACAAACCGTACAGCGGGCCTTGCTGGCGCTTGATCTGACGCCGCCTGTGCTGGAGGAGGCTCGCGCTGTGAAGGCCGATCTTATCATCACCCATCATCCTTTGCTATTTCGACCACTTCGCCAGCTAACGCCAGGCAGCATGGTTTCGGCGCTGGCGCTTCGGCTGGCCGCCTCGGGCATTGCGTTGTATAGCATCCACACCAACCTGGATGCAGCGCCCGGCGGCGTATCGTTTGCGCTGGCTACGCATCTGGGGCTGCAGGAGGTACAATTCCTGGCAAAAATGGAGCAGGCGCTGTACAAGCTGGTGACCTTTGTCCCCGCGTCCCATTTCGACCAGGTGCGTGAGGCGTTGGCCCGGGCAGGAGCCGGACGCATCGGCAACTACGAAGCGTGTGCGTTTGCTGCGCCAGGGACCGGCTATTTTCGACCCGGGGATATGGCGCGGCCGTTTATTGGGGAGCCCGGCAAGCTGGAGTCGGCCGAGGAATTCCGCCTGGAAGTGGAAGTGGCCCGCTGGGACCTACCCCGGGTGGTAGCAGCCATGCGGGCGGCCCATCCCTACGAGGAGGTAGCCTACGACGTATATCCCGTTGAGCAACCGTATACGCGCGCTGGCCTGGGCGCTATTGGACAGCTTGATAAACCGGAGCCGCTGCGTGATTTTCTGCGTCGCGTTGCGGAGCGGCTGCATGCTGAAAGTCTGCGGTACGTTGGCGATCCGGAGGCGCCTGTCCAGAAGGTAGCAGTCTGCGGAGGAGCGGGCGCGGATCTGATCGGTCGCGCGCTGGCAGCCGGAGCCGATGCGTACGTAACCGCTGATCTGAGCTACCATCGCTTTTTTGAAGTGCTGGACAACGAAGGGCGTCCGCGCATGGCCTTGATTGATGCCGGCCACTACGAAACCGAAGCGCTGACGGAAACGCTGTTGCAGCATTGGCTGCAACAACACTTTCCGGCCGTTGAGTGGCGACGCACTACCGTGCGCACTTCGCCCGTGCGCACCTTTATTGCGACCAACGTGAGCAAGAAGTTTGCGTAA
- a CDS encoding Maf family protein, protein MKLRVPLILASRSPRRRKLLAQLGLDFEVHPSDLDENATNHRLPEQLVEQLALEKARTVAARFPEALTLGADTIVVLDGMVLNKPADEAEARAMLRRLSGRTHTVYTGVALVHPASQRELVDYEATHVTFAPLSDAEIDAYVATGSPLDKAGAYGIQDDYGAVFIRRIEGDYYNVVGLPLHRLYRMLRNHFADLIED, encoded by the coding sequence ATGAAACTACGCGTTCCTCTTATTCTCGCTTCGCGGTCACCACGGCGCCGGAAGCTGCTTGCGCAGCTCGGACTCGACTTTGAGGTGCACCCGAGCGATCTGGACGAAAACGCTACAAATCACCGATTGCCCGAGCAACTGGTGGAACAACTGGCGCTGGAAAAGGCGCGCACCGTGGCAGCCCGTTTTCCAGAGGCCCTCACGCTGGGTGCCGATACCATTGTCGTGCTTGATGGCATGGTACTTAACAAGCCCGCCGACGAAGCCGAAGCGCGCGCTATGTTGCGCCGCCTGAGCGGCCGTACGCATACGGTCTACACCGGCGTTGCCCTGGTGCATCCCGCCAGCCAGCGCGAACTGGTAGATTACGAAGCCACGCACGTAACATTCGCTCCCTTGAGTGACGCCGAAATCGACGCCTATGTAGCCACTGGCTCCCCCCTTGACAAAGCCGGTGCCTATGGCATTCAGGATGACTATGGCGCCGTCTTCATTCGCCGCATTGAAGGCGACTACTACAACGTAGTAGGGCTGCCCCTACATCGTCTCTACCGGATGCTCCGCAACCATTTTGCAGACCTGATTGAAGACTGA
- a CDS encoding zinc ribbon domain-containing protein, which yields MPTTMQESATIAEQLRALVRLQLIDTRIDQLEKLRGDLPDEIRDLEDEQAGLETRLEKYKRELKEYEVERRRARLDIEEAEMLIKRYEEQQLHVRNNREYDALTKEIEAQRQRIEAARARLEELERLSEERTAAIQEAEVRMKELEELLKSKRAELQEVLEDTKHEMEALQAKRAEAEKAVEPRYLRAYRRLRARYRDGRAVVPLERGAAAGYAVPPQQQVEIRQRKRIIACEHTGRIIVDSELFQEVSQELGFANGNSGSS from the coding sequence ATGCCCACCACGATGCAGGAGTCGGCCACCATTGCCGAGCAATTGCGGGCGCTGGTTCGGCTGCAATTGATCGACACCCGGATTGATCAATTGGAGAAGTTGCGGGGTGATTTGCCCGATGAAATCCGGGACCTGGAAGATGAGCAGGCCGGGCTGGAGACGCGTCTGGAAAAGTACAAGCGAGAACTTAAAGAGTATGAGGTTGAGCGTCGGCGGGCTCGGCTGGACATTGAAGAAGCCGAGATGCTGATCAAACGCTACGAAGAGCAGCAGCTCCACGTGCGCAACAACCGAGAGTACGATGCGCTGACTAAAGAAATTGAAGCGCAGCGCCAGCGCATCGAAGCAGCCAGAGCCCGCCTGGAAGAATTGGAGCGGCTTTCGGAAGAACGCACTGCAGCGATTCAGGAGGCAGAGGTGCGGATGAAAGAGCTGGAGGAGTTACTGAAAAGCAAGCGAGCCGAGTTGCAAGAAGTGTTGGAGGATACCAAGCACGAGATGGAAGCGCTGCAGGCTAAGCGGGCTGAAGCGGAAAAGGCAGTCGAGCCGCGCTACCTGCGCGCTTACAGGCGGTTGCGGGCTCGCTATCGGGATGGCCGGGCGGTGGTGCCGCTGGAGCGTGGCGCAGCCGCCGGCTATGCCGTACCTCCGCAGCAACAGGTGGAGATCCGGCAGCGCAAGCGCATCATTGCCTGTGAGCATACAGGGCGCATCATCGTGGATAGCGAGCTGTTCCAGGAAGTGAGTCAGGAGCTGGGCTTTGCAAACGGGAATTCGGGATCTTCTTAA
- a CDS encoding NUDIX domain-containing protein, producing MPDVQEQTRTSEQVFDGCLLKVYRDEVTLPDGRHSVREWINHPGASAVVPLFPDGTTVLVRQFRYPPRRFFLEVPAGKLDRPGEDPEAVARRELEEETGWRARTLIYLASLYPCIGYSNEIIHFFLARDLEPGRQQLAEGEWLDVVRMPLKEAIQKARQGEIADMKSTTALLLADAFLQKNGKVVG from the coding sequence ATGCCTGACGTGCAGGAACAAACGCGTACCTCTGAACAGGTCTTCGATGGCTGCCTGCTTAAGGTTTATCGGGACGAAGTAACCCTGCCAGACGGCCGCCATTCGGTTCGCGAATGGATCAATCATCCGGGCGCTTCTGCCGTTGTGCCGCTGTTTCCAGACGGAACCACCGTACTGGTGCGTCAATTTCGCTACCCACCTCGTCGCTTCTTTCTGGAAGTCCCGGCCGGCAAGTTAGACCGCCCGGGCGAAGATCCGGAAGCGGTAGCGCGCCGTGAATTAGAAGAAGAAACGGGCTGGCGCGCTCGCACGCTCATTTATCTGGCTTCGCTTTACCCCTGCATTGGCTACAGCAACGAGATCATCCATTTTTTCCTGGCACGCGATCTGGAACCAGGCCGGCAGCAACTGGCCGAGGGAGAGTGGCTGGACGTCGTACGCATGCCGCTAAAAGAGGCGATTCAGAAAGCGCGGCAGGGGGAAATTGCCGATATGAAATCAACAACAGCCCTGCTGCTCGCTGATGCTTTTCTTCAAAAAAACGGCAAGGTTGTTGGATAA
- the secG gene encoding preprotein translocase subunit SecG, with the protein MFTFLIILITLIAILLVLVVLLQSGRGGGLAGIAAGGAQQVLGARQAPDILEKTTWTLAVLFIVLCILTNFTIDTTERRESIIQQRAQQERVQPTLPPAEQPAVPPAEAPAPSGNQQNEQN; encoded by the coding sequence ATGTTTACGTTTTTGATTATTCTAATTACGCTAATAGCAATCCTGCTGGTGCTGGTCGTACTGCTGCAGAGTGGACGCGGGGGCGGGCTGGCTGGTATTGCTGCAGGAGGTGCGCAGCAGGTGCTGGGTGCCCGCCAGGCTCCCGACATTCTGGAAAAAACTACCTGGACGCTGGCTGTCCTCTTTATTGTGCTGTGCATTCTGACGAACTTTACGATCGACACGACCGAGCGCCGCGAAAGCATCATTCAGCAGCGGGCGCAGCAAGAACGGGTCCAGCCTACGTTGCCTCCGGCTGAACAGCCAGCCGTGCCTCCTGCTGAAGCGCCTGCGCCTTCAGGCAACCAGCAGAATGAACAGAACTGA
- a CDS encoding outer membrane beta-barrel protein translates to MKTSLVATVTLLVLLVPSVQAQKTQDATQWGLGVSLIGGGVAASSVVSEATDLFVPVGIYVPIYTAQLRVEPEIGLQRIKVTSGETVTYTVWQLGIGIFQPQLPASGVRIYWGGRVGLSLVSSSVERGGLRSSASGTGLIAGPATGGEYFFSPQFSLGGELQLMYVRISMEGETLTSLRTRPLFFVRWYF, encoded by the coding sequence ATGAAGACCTCTCTGGTTGCTACGGTTACGCTGCTCGTCCTCCTGGTACCCTCCGTTCAGGCCCAGAAGACACAGGATGCCACGCAATGGGGGCTGGGGGTTAGCCTGATCGGTGGGGGAGTAGCCGCCAGCAGTGTCGTCAGTGAGGCGACCGATCTGTTTGTGCCCGTCGGTATTTATGTGCCTATTTATACGGCGCAATTACGGGTGGAGCCAGAAATCGGACTGCAACGCATCAAGGTCACTTCCGGTGAGACCGTTACCTACACCGTATGGCAGCTTGGCATTGGCATTTTTCAGCCCCAGTTGCCTGCCTCAGGAGTTCGCATCTATTGGGGCGGCCGCGTTGGCCTGTCTCTGGTTTCTTCTTCCGTTGAGCGTGGAGGGTTGCGTTCCAGCGCTTCGGGCACGGGCCTCATTGCCGGACCGGCGACAGGTGGAGAGTATTTTTTCTCGCCGCAATTTTCGCTGGGCGGGGAGCTGCAGTTGATGTACGTGCGCATCAGTATGGAAGGCGAGACGCTGACTTCACTGCGCACGCGTCCGCTGTTTTTTGTGCGGTGGTATTTTTAG
- a CDS encoding MFS transporter, with protein sequence MNTGGYRPRVVWAWALYDFANSAFTTLVVTFVYAAFFTQAIAPDPVSGTALWSRAVTASGIIVALLSPYLGALADQGGYRKRFLLAVTVLCVLATAALYFPLPGQVMTALVLFTVANVAFELGNVFYNAFLPDLAPPHRIGRISGYGWALGYVGGLLCLVVALVAFIQPEVPLFGFSRDDYANVRATNLLVALWYGLFSLPLFFWVPEQRPAVRPAVRTIFQQATRQLVGTFREVRRYRQVMRLLLARLLYNDGLLTIFAFGGIYAAGTFGFEADELIVFGIVINVAAGLGAWLFGFVDDWLGGKRTLMLSLLGLSAACLLAVLTTSRTLFWIAALLIGICAGPNQSASRSLLGRFTPSRKCNEFYGFFAFSGKAIAFLGPLLLGLVTDWTGSQRVGVSTVLLFFGAGMVLLARVDETEGMQSAQETAPNGT encoded by the coding sequence GTGAATACAGGCGGGTACCGCCCGCGTGTTGTCTGGGCGTGGGCGCTGTATGACTTTGCAAATTCAGCGTTTACGACGCTGGTTGTTACCTTCGTCTATGCGGCCTTTTTTACCCAGGCCATTGCGCCAGATCCTGTCTCGGGAACGGCCCTCTGGTCGCGGGCGGTGACAGCCAGTGGGATCATTGTTGCGCTGCTGTCGCCATACCTGGGAGCGCTGGCCGATCAGGGGGGATATCGCAAACGATTTCTCCTGGCCGTCACGGTGCTCTGCGTGCTGGCGACCGCAGCGCTGTATTTTCCACTGCCCGGGCAGGTAATGACCGCGCTGGTGCTGTTCACGGTGGCCAATGTTGCCTTTGAGCTGGGCAATGTGTTCTACAATGCGTTTTTGCCCGACCTTGCGCCGCCGCATCGGATTGGCCGCATTTCGGGATATGGGTGGGCGCTTGGGTATGTGGGGGGATTGCTCTGCCTGGTTGTAGCCCTGGTGGCGTTTATTCAGCCCGAGGTGCCTCTGTTCGGGTTTTCGCGGGACGATTATGCCAACGTTCGTGCCACTAATCTGCTGGTCGCGCTCTGGTATGGCCTGTTTAGCCTGCCCCTGTTTTTCTGGGTACCAGAGCAGCGTCCAGCGGTTCGTCCCGCAGTGCGCACCATCTTTCAACAGGCGACGCGCCAACTTGTCGGCACATTTCGCGAAGTGCGGCGCTATCGGCAAGTGATGCGGCTGCTACTGGCCCGGCTGCTGTATAATGATGGTCTCCTGACCATTTTTGCTTTTGGGGGGATTTATGCGGCTGGGACGTTCGGGTTTGAGGCTGACGAGCTCATTGTGTTTGGGATCGTAATCAATGTGGCGGCTGGCCTGGGGGCCTGGCTGTTTGGATTTGTGGATGATTGGCTGGGAGGAAAACGGACCCTTATGCTGAGCTTGCTGGGGCTTTCGGCAGCCTGCCTGTTGGCTGTGCTGACCACCAGCCGCACCCTTTTCTGGATCGCCGCACTGCTTATAGGCATCTGCGCCGGCCCGAATCAGTCGGCCAGTCGCTCGCTACTGGGCCGCTTTACGCCGTCTCGCAAGTGCAACGAGTTTTATGGCTTTTTTGCCTTTTCCGGTAAGGCTATTGCTTTTCTTGGACCGTTACTGCTGGGACTGGTTACCGACTGGACGGGAAGTCAGCGGGTGGGCGTCAGCACGGTGCTCCTGTTTTTTGGAGCAGGAATGGTGCTGCTGGCTCGCGTCGATGAAACCGAAGGCATGCAGTCTGCCCAAGAGACGGCACCGAACGGAACCTGA
- a CDS encoding type 1 glutamine amidotransferase, translating to MPAPIRVLLIQARRLPEIERQEQRCFLECGRLHPTQLRCVNVTRDMLRIELLDHIDAVLIGGSGEFSAVEQYPWTEALQHLLRAAADRKLPMFGSCWGHQMLAVTFGGQVVRDPAHAEFGVGEVHLTRAGHQDPVFGHLPSRFYVSMGHRDRVVTLPPGGIELARNTQPFQAFRLKDRPVYGTQFHSELNASRLRKRLQAYHNLYLDVLGAEGLRCAMQTETTPTVDNLIYHFLQTYATPC from the coding sequence ATGCCGGCTCCCATTCGGGTGCTACTCATCCAGGCACGCCGCCTTCCTGAAATCGAGCGGCAGGAACAGCGGTGTTTTCTGGAATGTGGTCGCCTGCATCCGACCCAGCTTCGCTGCGTAAACGTCACGCGCGACATGCTGCGCATCGAGTTGCTCGACCACATCGACGCCGTGCTGATTGGGGGATCCGGTGAATTTTCAGCCGTCGAGCAGTATCCATGGACGGAGGCGCTCCAGCATCTCCTGCGCGCCGCGGCCGACCGTAAGCTGCCGATGTTTGGATCGTGCTGGGGCCATCAAATGCTGGCCGTTACCTTTGGGGGTCAGGTCGTGCGCGACCCGGCACATGCCGAGTTTGGCGTTGGCGAAGTCCATCTAACCCGGGCAGGACACCAGGATCCGGTCTTCGGCCACTTACCCTCGCGTTTTTATGTAAGCATGGGCCACCGCGACCGTGTCGTTACACTTCCTCCCGGCGGCATTGAACTGGCCCGCAATACCCAGCCGTTTCAGGCGTTCCGACTGAAAGACCGACCGGTTTACGGCACGCAGTTTCACAGCGAATTGAACGCGTCCCGCCTCCGCAAACGCCTTCAGGCGTACCACAATCTGTACCTTGACGTGCTGGGCGCTGAAGGCTTGCGCTGCGCTATGCAGACCGAGACAACTCCCACCGTGGATAACCTGATTTATCACTTTTTGCAGACCTACGCAACCCCCTGCTGA